A stretch of Corynebacterium timonense DNA encodes these proteins:
- the pdxS gene encoding pyridoxal 5'-phosphate synthase lyase subunit PdxS yields MSENTFTVKSGLAQMLKGGVIMDVVTPEQARIAEDAGAVAVMALERVPADIRAQGGVARMSDPDLIEGIIDAVDIPVMAKARIGHSVEARILEHLGVDYIDESEVLSPADYVNHIDKRDYRVPFVCGATNLGEALRRINEGAAMIRSKGEAGTGDVSEATKHIRTIKAEIARLQGLWNSNRDELYVAAKELQAPYELVQYVAEHGALPVVLFTAGGVATPADAALMMQLGADGVFVGSGIFKSGDPAARAAAIVKATAAWDDIEVVTEASRGLGEAMVGINVADLPAPHRLAERGW; encoded by the coding sequence TGATCATGGACGTTGTCACCCCCGAGCAGGCGCGTATCGCCGAGGATGCCGGCGCGGTGGCCGTCATGGCGCTGGAGCGCGTGCCCGCCGACATCCGCGCCCAAGGCGGCGTGGCCCGCATGTCGGACCCCGACCTCATCGAGGGAATCATCGACGCCGTCGACATCCCGGTCATGGCGAAGGCGCGCATCGGCCACAGCGTCGAGGCACGCATCCTGGAGCACCTGGGAGTGGACTACATCGACGAATCCGAGGTGCTCAGCCCCGCGGATTACGTCAACCACATTGACAAGCGCGACTACCGCGTCCCCTTCGTCTGCGGCGCGACCAACCTCGGCGAGGCCCTGCGCCGCATCAACGAAGGCGCGGCGATGATCCGGTCCAAGGGCGAGGCCGGAACGGGCGACGTGTCCGAGGCGACCAAGCACATCCGCACCATCAAAGCCGAGATTGCTCGCCTGCAGGGGCTGTGGAACTCGAACCGCGACGAGCTCTACGTCGCGGCCAAGGAGCTGCAGGCCCCCTACGAGCTGGTCCAGTACGTCGCAGAGCACGGCGCGCTGCCGGTCGTCCTGTTCACCGCAGGAGGGGTTGCCACCCCCGCGGATGCCGCGCTCATGATGCAGCTCGGTGCGGACGGCGTGTTCGTCGGCTCGGGCATCTTCAAGTCGGGCGACCCGGCGGCGCGCGCCGCGGCGATTGTCAAGGCCACCGCCGCGTGGGACGACATTGAGGTTGTCACCGAGGCCTCCCGCGGCCTCGGTGAAGCGATGGTGGGGATCAACGTCGCCGACCTGCCCGCCCCGCACCGCCTGGCGGAGCGGGGGTGGTAG
- the pdxT gene encoding pyridoxal 5'-phosphate synthase glutaminase subunit PdxT, translated as MVAPTVGVLALQGGVREHVDMLASLGAAVTTVRTPKDLTGIDGVVIPGGESSTIDRLLRIFGLFDPLREELARGLPVLGTCAGLITLASEIVDPAPGQGSLGVIDMTVRRNSFGRQIASDVEKLATSYGEVRGAFIRAPEVLDARGAARVIARRGEAIVGVETDTAIAVSFHPELTGDTTIHERFLEAVSARG; from the coding sequence GTGGTAGCCCCCACCGTCGGGGTCCTCGCGCTGCAAGGCGGAGTGCGCGAGCACGTAGACATGCTCGCTTCCTTGGGCGCCGCCGTCACCACGGTTCGCACGCCCAAGGACCTGACCGGGATCGACGGGGTTGTCATCCCCGGCGGTGAATCCTCCACCATCGACCGGCTGCTGCGGATCTTCGGCCTGTTCGACCCGCTGCGCGAGGAGCTCGCCCGGGGGCTGCCGGTGCTCGGCACGTGCGCCGGGCTCATCACTCTCGCCAGCGAGATCGTTGATCCCGCGCCGGGGCAGGGAAGCCTCGGGGTCATCGATATGACGGTGCGACGCAATTCCTTCGGCCGGCAGATCGCGAGCGACGTCGAAAAGCTTGCGACTTCCTACGGCGAGGTGAGAGGGGCGTTCATTCGGGCGCCGGAGGTGCTGGACGCCCGCGGGGCGGCCCGGGTGATAGCCCGGCGCGGCGAGGCGATCGTCGGAGTGGAGACGGACACGGCGATCGCGGTCAGCTTCCACCCGGAGCTGACCGGCGACACCACCATCCACGAGAGGTTCCTGGAGGCAGTCTCGGCCCGTGGCTAG
- a CDS encoding ABC transporter ATP-binding protein: MICTRSLSKTYRTRKGSTDALKDVSVAIPPGVTALIGSNGSGKSTLMRLLCTLEEPSRGSFTVAGDVIAGRARTSYRQRIGYVPQDVHFVSTMTCKDALSYAGWVAGLNRPHYLARVPEVLSLVELSGTENARVGALSGGQTRRIGIAAALMHSPDILFFDEPTAGLDPHARIEVRRIVERLGTEATVVLSTHLSDDIESLSQHVIALHAGRVAFEGTWDELKSAARQEMEGLTTDDLESALAFIAGTAQRRG, from the coding sequence ATGATCTGCACACGTTCCCTGTCCAAGACGTACCGGACGCGTAAGGGCTCTACGGATGCGCTGAAAGATGTCTCTGTTGCTATCCCGCCTGGGGTGACCGCACTCATCGGTTCTAATGGCAGCGGCAAGTCCACGCTAATGCGCCTCCTGTGCACACTCGAGGAACCATCGCGCGGAAGTTTTACTGTCGCGGGGGACGTGATTGCGGGCAGGGCCCGCACCAGCTACAGGCAGCGGATCGGGTACGTCCCGCAGGACGTGCACTTCGTGTCCACCATGACCTGCAAGGATGCTCTCTCCTACGCGGGCTGGGTTGCGGGCCTCAACCGCCCCCACTACCTGGCGCGCGTACCCGAGGTGCTCTCCCTCGTTGAGCTTTCCGGCACCGAAAACGCGCGCGTCGGAGCGCTGTCGGGAGGGCAAACCCGGCGAATTGGCATTGCGGCTGCTCTCATGCACTCGCCGGACATTCTCTTCTTTGACGAGCCCACCGCTGGGCTTGACCCGCACGCCCGGATCGAGGTGCGCCGAATCGTTGAGCGGCTAGGCACGGAAGCAACCGTTGTGCTGTCCACGCATCTTTCGGACGACATTGAGTCGCTATCACAACACGTTATAGCGCTGCACGCGGGGCGCGTCGCGTTCGAGGGCACGTGGGATGAGCTAAAGTCCGCTGCCCGGCAGGAGATGGAGGGATTGACCACGGACGATCTGGAAAGCGCCCTCGCCTTCATTGCGGGTACCGCGCAGAGGAGGGGCTGA
- the dop gene encoding depupylase/deamidase Dop, with protein sequence MGTETEYGITCPSDPSLSPIVTSTHTVVAYAAMHTGARARWDYEDEHPLKDARGFDLKRYHTAPVVDANAIGVANVVTSNGARFYVDHAHPEYSSPEVSNAWDAMVYDAAGDVVLNTAAANITGLYEQGVSVLKDKEPCPPLKFYKNNVDGKGASYGSHENYQYSRHTDFPTLAQALIPFFVTRQVLVGAGRVGLGAEGEREGFQISQRADYIEQEISLETTLNRGIVNTRDEPHADEREFRRLHVIVGDANMSQYSNLLKLGTTKLVLDAIESGVDFSDLKLADAVSEIKRVSHDPTCTHELVLSDARRLTAIAIQREYLARCRGEGDVDTRVLELWGELLDDLERDPLSTSDRLDWTAKYALVKGFSARGVGVGDAKLKAVDLQYADIDPASSLYHALVRKGRMKTLVSPEQIEAAALDAPADSRAWFRGAVSRKFGEDILASNWQSVLFSTATGPRRVHIDAVDGFTAAEVGAVVDTARTVDELLAALG encoded by the coding sequence ATGGGGACCGAAACCGAGTACGGGATTACGTGCCCCTCCGACCCGAGCCTGAGCCCGATCGTGACATCGACGCACACGGTGGTGGCCTACGCCGCGATGCATACGGGGGCGCGGGCGCGCTGGGATTACGAAGATGAGCACCCGCTGAAGGACGCACGGGGCTTCGACCTGAAGCGCTACCACACCGCCCCCGTCGTCGACGCGAACGCGATCGGTGTGGCGAACGTGGTCACGTCGAACGGGGCGCGCTTTTATGTCGACCACGCGCACCCGGAATACTCCAGCCCGGAGGTGTCCAACGCGTGGGACGCGATGGTCTACGACGCCGCCGGGGACGTCGTGTTGAACACAGCGGCGGCGAACATCACGGGACTATATGAGCAGGGGGTGAGCGTGCTCAAGGATAAGGAGCCGTGCCCGCCGCTGAAGTTCTACAAAAACAACGTCGACGGAAAGGGCGCCTCCTACGGTAGCCACGAGAATTACCAGTACTCTCGCCACACCGACTTTCCTACGCTTGCCCAGGCTCTCATTCCCTTCTTTGTCACCCGCCAGGTCCTCGTCGGCGCGGGGCGCGTGGGCCTCGGTGCGGAAGGAGAGCGCGAGGGGTTCCAGATCTCGCAGCGCGCCGACTACATCGAGCAAGAAATCAGCCTCGAAACCACGCTCAACCGAGGCATCGTGAATACTCGCGACGAGCCGCATGCGGACGAGCGCGAGTTTCGTCGCCTCCACGTCATCGTCGGGGATGCGAACATGAGCCAATACTCGAACCTGCTCAAGCTGGGCACGACGAAGCTCGTGCTCGACGCCATAGAGTCGGGCGTTGATTTCAGCGACCTGAAGCTCGCTGACGCGGTGAGCGAGATCAAGCGGGTTTCGCACGACCCCACCTGCACGCATGAGCTTGTGCTTAGCGACGCCCGAAGGCTCACCGCCATCGCCATCCAGCGCGAGTACCTAGCGCGGTGCCGCGGCGAAGGGGACGTCGACACGCGCGTGCTCGAGCTGTGGGGCGAACTGCTCGACGACCTTGAGCGCGACCCACTGTCCACGTCCGACCGCCTCGACTGGACGGCGAAGTACGCGCTGGTGAAAGGCTTCTCCGCGCGCGGGGTCGGCGTCGGGGACGCGAAGCTGAAGGCGGTGGACTTGCAGTACGCGGACATCGACCCAGCGTCTTCCCTCTACCATGCCCTAGTGCGCAAGGGGAGGATGAAAACCCTGGTGTCGCCTGAACAGATTGAGGCGGCCGCCCTCGACGCTCCCGCGGACTCGCGGGCGTGGTTCCGCGGCGCCGTAAGCCGTAAGTTCGGCGAGGACATCCTCGCCTCCAACTGGCAGTCCGTGCTGTTTTCCACGGCGACCGGGCCCCGCAGGGTGCACATCGACGCGGTCGACGGGTTCACGGCCGCCGAGGTGGGCGCAGTGGTGGACACGGCCAGGACTGTCGACGAATTGCTTGCCGCGCTCGGTTAG
- a CDS encoding ubiquitin-like protein Pup, giving the protein MANQQQIHGNGGGEDSHEEFEAAQAQITTTGTEDLLDEIDSLLDSNTEEFVRSYVQKGGE; this is encoded by the coding sequence ATGGCGAACCAGCAGCAGATCCACGGCAACGGGGGCGGCGAGGACTCTCACGAGGAGTTTGAGGCCGCTCAGGCGCAGATCACCACGACGGGCACGGAAGACCTGCTCGACGAGATCGACTCCCTCCTCGACTCCAACACCGAAGAGTTTGTGCGCTCCTACGTGCAAAAGGGCGGCGAATAG
- the pafA gene encoding Pup--protein ligase, whose translation MATVYTRRIMGVETEFGVTAFRDGRPVLSPEEVARYLFRPVVSAHRSSNIFTANGARLYLDVGAHPEYATAECDSVTQLLNHDKAGELTFDRLSRQAEKTLAAEGIGGEVYLFKNNVDSRGNSYGAHENYLVSRELVLKNFSRQLLPFLITRQLTCGAGVIKDGRFLLSQRADQVWEGVSSATTRTRPIINTRDEPHGDSHRFRRMHVIVGDSNMSETTFALKIGSTLLLIEMLEAGFGLPDLELADPIAHIRDIAADPTGRTKLQLKNGGTITALEVQRSTWEAATRWCAQRESHGEGDNAEMGRVVELWGRVLDALDTGDYSGVDTEVDWMIKRALLERFRERLGCDWGHPKLAHIDLTYHDIRRERGLFYLLERKGLAARWTTDEAIADAERTPPPTTRAHLRGAFLRAAREAGASHNVDWVHLKVNRPEPRTVELLDPFATADERVDELIASFRAGRETQ comes from the coding sequence GTGGCCACCGTGTACACGCGCCGGATTATGGGCGTGGAAACCGAGTTCGGCGTTACCGCCTTCCGCGACGGGCGCCCTGTGCTCAGCCCGGAAGAGGTGGCGCGTTACCTGTTTCGCCCCGTGGTGTCGGCGCACCGCAGCTCGAACATCTTCACCGCCAACGGCGCCCGCCTCTACCTCGACGTGGGGGCGCACCCCGAGTACGCCACCGCGGAGTGCGACTCGGTGACCCAGCTGCTCAACCACGACAAGGCCGGTGAGCTGACGTTCGACCGACTCTCCCGCCAGGCGGAAAAGACGCTGGCGGCCGAGGGGATCGGGGGAGAGGTTTACCTGTTTAAAAACAACGTGGACTCGCGTGGAAACTCCTACGGCGCGCACGAGAACTACCTGGTCAGCCGCGAGCTCGTGCTGAAGAACTTCTCCCGTCAGCTCCTGCCTTTCCTTATTACCCGCCAGCTGACGTGCGGGGCGGGCGTGATCAAAGACGGGCGCTTCCTCCTCTCGCAGCGCGCCGACCAGGTGTGGGAAGGGGTCTCTTCGGCGACGACGCGGACCCGGCCCATCATCAATACTCGGGACGAGCCGCACGGAGATTCGCACCGATTCCGGCGCATGCACGTCATTGTCGGAGACTCGAACATGTCGGAGACCACCTTCGCGCTGAAGATCGGCTCGACGCTGCTGCTCATCGAGATGCTCGAGGCCGGCTTCGGCCTACCCGACCTGGAGCTCGCCGACCCGATCGCGCATATCCGCGACATTGCGGCCGACCCGACCGGGCGCACAAAGCTACAACTGAAAAACGGCGGCACGATCACCGCGCTCGAGGTCCAGCGTAGTACGTGGGAGGCCGCGACCCGCTGGTGCGCACAGCGCGAGAGCCACGGTGAGGGGGACAACGCCGAGATGGGGCGCGTCGTCGAGCTGTGGGGGCGCGTCCTCGACGCTCTCGACACCGGAGATTACTCCGGGGTGGACACCGAGGTGGACTGGATGATCAAGCGCGCGCTCCTCGAGCGCTTCAGGGAGCGCCTCGGGTGCGACTGGGGCCACCCCAAACTCGCTCACATCGACCTGACCTACCACGACATTCGCCGCGAGCGCGGCCTGTTCTACCTGCTTGAGCGCAAGGGTCTTGCCGCGCGCTGGACAACCGACGAGGCCATCGCCGACGCGGAGCGCACCCCGCCGCCCACCACGCGGGCCCACCTACGCGGAGCTTTCCTCCGCGCGGCACGGGAGGCCGGAGCTTCGCACAACGTCGATTGGGTGCACCTGAAGGTCAACCGCCCCGAGCCGCGCACCGTCGAGCTTCTCGATCCCTTCGCCACCGCCGACGAACGCGTCGACGAGCTCATCGCCTCCTTCCGCGCCGGCAGGGAGACGCAATGA
- a CDS encoding helix-turn-helix transcriptional regulator, producing the protein MSADAEAIGRLTNLTFALLGAQRPRTYDWVYAHVDGYAPRTTDSFQRQLARDVDTLRRAGVPARMSHGLVWVLKDAYELPAIEFTDEEATVLGLAGDLGRGTSLGAFARSGWTKLAASGATRTFDSPALASVDNDVLRLDADTVTAVTACVRNRRRMIFDYAPSPTAATQKRTMDPWGIVALNNRAYVVGWDTDREAERAFRAMRVSNVRKATTSAYRGPDRPLQQVVEDALRGPVTDARVTIGGAVGEELAQRGQREGETITLRAVERDWLVRTVASYAPDVTRVEPKDVLDDVVTLLKANSGGER; encoded by the coding sequence ATGAGCGCCGATGCGGAGGCCATCGGGAGGCTCACGAACCTGACCTTTGCGCTGCTTGGCGCCCAGCGCCCCCGCACCTACGACTGGGTTTACGCGCACGTCGACGGCTACGCGCCGCGCACGACGGATTCTTTCCAGCGCCAGCTCGCGCGCGACGTGGACACGCTGCGCCGCGCCGGGGTGCCCGCCCGCATGTCTCACGGCCTGGTGTGGGTACTCAAGGACGCCTACGAGCTGCCGGCGATCGAGTTTACCGACGAAGAGGCCACCGTCCTCGGGTTGGCGGGTGACCTGGGCCGCGGCACCAGCCTGGGCGCATTCGCCCGCTCCGGATGGACCAAGCTGGCGGCCTCGGGCGCGACGCGTACCTTCGACAGCCCCGCGCTGGCTTCCGTCGACAACGACGTGCTGCGCCTCGACGCCGACACCGTGACGGCCGTGACGGCCTGCGTGCGCAACAGGCGGCGCATGATTTTCGACTACGCGCCCTCGCCGACCGCCGCGACGCAGAAACGCACGATGGACCCGTGGGGCATTGTCGCCCTGAATAATCGCGCCTACGTCGTCGGATGGGACACCGACCGGGAGGCGGAGCGGGCCTTCCGCGCCATGCGGGTAAGTAACGTGCGCAAGGCCACCACCAGCGCCTACCGGGGGCCGGACCGCCCTCTCCAGCAGGTCGTCGAGGACGCCCTGCGCGGGCCGGTCACCGACGCGCGCGTGACCATAGGCGGTGCGGTAGGCGAGGAGCTTGCGCAGCGAGGGCAGCGCGAGGGCGAGACCATCACGCTGCGCGCCGTCGAACGCGACTGGCTCGTGCGCACTGTGGCCAGCTACGCGCCGGACGTCACGCGGGTGGAGCCCAAGGACGTGCTGGATGACGTCGTCACGCTTTTAAAGGCGAACTCTGGAGGCGAACGATGA
- a CDS encoding helix-turn-helix transcriptional regulator, translated as MSDSAAKLEGLVRSLNLIPYLRKHPDATPMEIARDLGGSHEDIMADLTRLTLSGVGNGPGELIDLVASWRGITLIDDQGLTAPLRLTPTEANALLLTLESLETMPGLVDHSAVTSAAAKLRAVTRAGVADADHPADENEAVGSAVARALADGVEVELLYYSASSDTTSTRIVSPVELFHHNGQTYLRALEDGHDKTFRLDRVRTARPTQRPAGRVPARAGGSDPFGFGDAARATLLIRSEATWLADYWEIELDADTLDQEWVRATMPYGSADWLIRFCLGQSDRVRLEKPTELAEEVTWRAKKGAERLG; from the coding sequence ATGAGCGATAGCGCCGCGAAGCTGGAGGGCCTCGTGCGCTCCCTCAACCTGATCCCGTACCTGCGCAAACACCCGGACGCGACCCCGATGGAAATCGCGCGCGACCTCGGCGGCAGCCACGAGGACATCATGGCCGACCTGACCCGGCTCACCCTCTCCGGGGTGGGAAACGGCCCCGGGGAGCTCATCGACCTCGTCGCCTCCTGGAGGGGCATTACGCTTATCGACGACCAAGGGCTGACCGCCCCCCTGCGCCTGACGCCCACGGAGGCGAACGCGCTGCTTCTCACGCTCGAATCCCTGGAGACGATGCCGGGGTTGGTCGACCACTCCGCCGTGACCTCGGCCGCGGCCAAGCTGCGCGCGGTCACGCGCGCAGGCGTCGCCGACGCCGATCACCCCGCCGACGAGAACGAGGCCGTCGGCTCCGCCGTCGCTCGCGCCCTCGCCGACGGCGTCGAGGTGGAGCTGCTCTACTACTCCGCGTCCTCGGACACCACCAGCACCCGCATCGTCTCCCCGGTCGAGCTGTTCCACCACAACGGCCAGACCTACCTGCGGGCGCTCGAGGACGGCCACGACAAAACCTTCCGCCTCGACCGGGTCCGCACCGCTCGTCCGACGCAGCGGCCCGCGGGGAGGGTACCCGCTCGAGCAGGAGGCAGCGACCCCTTCGGCTTCGGCGACGCCGCGCGGGCCACGCTGCTCATCCGCAGCGAGGCAACGTGGCTGGCGGACTACTGGGAGATCGAGCTCGACGCCGACACTCTGGACCAGGAGTGGGTGCGCGCCACCATGCCCTACGGCAGCGCCGACTGGCTGATCCGGTTTTGCCTGGGGCAGTCCGACCGGGTTCGGCTGGAGAAACCGACGGAACTCGCCGAAGAAGTCACATGGCGCGCTAAAAAGGGCGCCGAGAGGTTAGGATAA
- the tatA gene encoding Sec-independent protein translocase subunit TatA, translating into MPNLGWTEILIILLIILLLFGAAKLPDLARSLGRSARIFKSEVKELKNDDRPVPEQQAELTQGSPETQSASQGAESFWDRPENQPRTQG; encoded by the coding sequence ATGCCCAACCTGGGTTGGACCGAAATCCTCATCATCCTGCTGATTATCCTGCTGCTGTTCGGGGCGGCGAAGCTGCCCGATCTTGCGCGCTCGCTGGGTCGCTCCGCGCGCATCTTCAAGTCTGAGGTGAAGGAGCTCAAGAACGACGATCGTCCCGTGCCCGAGCAGCAGGCCGAGCTGACTCAGGGCTCGCCCGAAACGCAGAGCGCCTCCCAGGGCGCGGAGAGCTTCTGGGACCGGCCGGAAAACCAGCCGCGCACCCAGGGCTAG
- the tatC gene encoding twin-arginine translocase subunit TatC: MTLVEHLSELRRRVMISLAAIVVGTIIGFIWYQNAPFGTAPLGEIIRGPYCNLPSELRADFTGDGECRLLATTPFEMFMLRLKVGALAGLVLSSPVWLTQIWGFITPGLRTHEKRYTFTFVTLAVVLFVAGAALAYFVLDQGLYILMSIGSEFQVAALTGHEYYNFLLALITIFGVSFELPLLIVMLNIAGVLRYEHVKDKRRMIIVGLFAFAAFMTPGQDPFSMVALALSMTLLVEIAFQFCRLRDKKAAKHKPEWMTLDDDEASGPVTSSGPIASSAPVTASVPSSSPTPTPSVVRTRPKNSPPPEEYYDDVL, from the coding sequence ATGACCCTGGTGGAGCACCTGTCCGAGCTGCGGCGCAGGGTGATGATCTCGCTGGCGGCCATCGTCGTCGGCACCATCATCGGCTTCATCTGGTACCAAAACGCCCCCTTCGGCACGGCTCCGCTGGGCGAGATTATCCGCGGGCCGTACTGCAACCTGCCCAGCGAACTGCGCGCCGACTTCACCGGCGACGGCGAGTGCCGCCTTCTGGCCACCACGCCGTTCGAGATGTTCATGCTGCGCCTCAAGGTGGGCGCCCTCGCCGGTTTGGTGCTGTCCTCGCCCGTGTGGCTCACCCAGATTTGGGGCTTTATTACCCCCGGCCTGCGTACACACGAGAAGCGCTACACCTTTACGTTTGTCACCCTCGCCGTCGTACTATTCGTCGCGGGCGCGGCGCTGGCGTACTTCGTCCTCGACCAGGGCCTGTACATCCTCATGTCCATCGGTTCCGAGTTCCAGGTCGCGGCGCTAACCGGCCATGAGTACTACAACTTCCTGCTTGCCCTCATCACGATCTTTGGCGTGAGCTTCGAGCTGCCGCTGCTCATCGTCATGCTCAACATCGCGGGGGTGCTGCGCTACGAGCACGTGAAGGACAAGCGCCGCATGATCATTGTCGGCCTCTTCGCCTTCGCGGCCTTTATGACGCCGGGCCAGGACCCCTTCTCCATGGTCGCCCTCGCGCTGTCCATGACCCTCCTCGTCGAGATCGCTTTCCAGTTCTGCCGCCTGCGCGACAAAAAGGCCGCCAAGCACAAGCCCGAGTGGATGACGCTTGACGACGACGAAGCTTCCGGCCCCGTCACCTCCTCCGGGCCCATCGCGTCCTCCGCCCCGGTCACGGCCTCCGTCCCGTCGTCCTCGCCGACCCCGACGCCGTCCGTCGTGCGGACGAGGCCGAAGAACTCCCCGCCGCCCGAGGAGTATTACGACGACGTACTCTAA